A single genomic interval of Wolbachia endosymbiont of Diaphorina citri harbors:
- a CDS encoding ankyrin repeat domain-containing protein, producing the protein MPNEERPQDFELIELLIKEARSVKGDGHVNPSTQPSSEFKSFKARFQSYVDQVPSYLHSVGKEGFFPQFFLGSFSTFIDTEVAKELRIKKIYFRFDGPKTLKVAVVRDAGNDKEYKDKGYGAYEENVSLFMISDSDSINKKFTYGDLENILNQSGLTSQGEHIRNVKNKLQVRSVKVGKSNEGMFIEVEDNKLYEDISTSREFLEVKKGLWNNPEGDIEKLTNPNAEEVKKPVENILKKVGKIHSEYENSLTYAQGTREAAHHGFLAGALVNFRYRYNLRVYLEQFAGRGYADIVLVPRGKDRSLNAVPIIIELKAGTSSGTTPNNALEQAKDYAKGFQPNTMRVLTISDNLLCVGLNLDSTESEKFLMHISPREDRKIAPPTMQALLKEASDWNGRQDTIPDVKDKIKQPLERIYHTFPGTPEKGGNYFSRFLLGQLLLANEFERIHLEKYVFLYNEYPLAASTRSGPQSTERPVTTFMLTKGNQGQDKEVFIFHIKEGGKGEFSEKKIPINLPKVGKITEVCISLQEERKSDFFDVEKVNRYNSLNEYKGGKESFNGEWKNIPYPAEFKETFDKVLESQLVSSQDRSQSIGKYEELFKKIGEAMLPFKNLVEKEAHTQAVFHGAFSHYSDIKLGELQENRALVLTEFQTGRGKRIDMLIHGIKFVGHDSNAKEYDPVGLELKGPRKDTTADALRDEANKQITDEYKRGVTYKTLTDGKKVAFMGVVFDKGANSADSLILMSKDEFASVEVVHSSVFSIGQQQCSKGRRTRSIGISCIDSLDKEKITEEEKEQRIKELFSTDKVVEKVKNIEFYDQLFKVSQKISKGEIIDKNVEEAFVVKIKDIDLDSIDSEIRDIVKEMRENIENKEEVKNILRRSGVAEKIGKVAEGAGLAFTAFLVGKHIANGDIEGLGYDALNLWVMPKIGEKISGKMLELGTKLDSQMLKGFAPVMGRAIGNFAAFLGLAESIKARQSATDPVDIKIADLNIATNSIFIAADVPAVVTETMSVAGLEAGVVGEFAGPVGAAVSVAVIIISQFVEAELEVEKLEEHINLTDQEKHDFYWDFFLGKKVPDYIENDMEAESIYKQYVLKLISQYKDNYDKIVMSLPYILVTKEKRGDAEIQLFRAYCHTNTKIVDTKFDFGFNTNVAYPFHISDINSRVIPTNIESYSVVCGPRDSDVKVQVDNPPCTDCVVNGIGSGCDNLYDHSNVLLNRTFEKWFLQEYPSDCYNSVIYRNTNSRGYGSMYHIPSQNANINVVFQEKDILNGDRYRRDKVENRYYFEKSLDSCKVHNPGSNFFYITGKFSCDLGADGQKNIVITQGNLTTDSINIHSIIGSNQANHIKVSYADYVDGKGGNDVITVKNFTTIKGYFGDSIYGKGLVLLPINFNDVGNITHVNNITNIYNKSGAFISVDKQTSVKTADGLFVTPTKIDDKTSIVTNLHVTKSLRGDIVLDDELDNLRKIENSNFNITKQLSSANYHSTIGSSSNHIFYPDKEHHNFYWEAPSNISHLYLFDNRNANITIAQANGILDFSQLNSTLNDMPFIENDKGEIKINKNGLNVTLLPDYKDVTVTFDGEKYYKLQNGELERDYCSHSLRIDGRFSVNGTDLLNHHNCFTFDSDKVLFLKLNNDLLLLSDRGALSISDYYSSVHKNWDLSIELSDKIMEPEEFGERADEFSSFRYYQPDEQGLEIYHNQPINKNDIGLVDLKGKSILDFDMKVMNDTLLLSHKNNTLVKVENWNTYQPAREMMLAFNDAIVSNSKCIASICNSEDVIVEFNKEKAILSTEQLFDAVRRNNLSEVENLLSMGADVSIRDKRSWAPLHCAADNDNKLDISRAILNRNANIEARTNIGETPLHIANAYGQLKIIELLVDKGASLEAKTNDGLTPLHVAIQHNNTTPKIIEFLIDKGVNIEAKIKDDQTPLHHAVFKDRLDIVRVLSSRGANIEAKNKDGKTPLDLAIQGNYTDIVGFLKHTELDRKLLAAAQDGDFNKVKDLVNLGADVNIKDKDGKTPLHYASRSIHHLGMVKYLISKGADIDVKDNSGRTPEDEERYTNSGTMRQVFMQAHLDKELLLTVKNEKDLKTINDLIAKDIDDRTHGEFYYTWSGNLGTVEFFVSKDVSVNATDKYGCTLLHWAALKGHSDIAKFLVDRGANVNAKDILGRTPMHFAVMNNHVNITEFLLKQGVRVDETDKNGSTSLHYAAEFGQLDSARFLIGKGANINTADNSGKKPIHIASENNNKNIIELFLSKGVSVDNADKDGWTSLHYAARRGCLGATEFLIEKGADIKAKDKNGQVPMCVAAQYNKPDIIDFLLDRGANIEASNFNDGSILKLAYCIKEVMEKINNKEQISHFEELKSKLPESIKNAVFSSKVCIINVNFDEYLYAASGSSALSYENQRRGVYNWVPSSKNNPPGSCGNDRQGMWKIQPYGDYVCITNVNFDEYLYAASGNSALSYENQRRAIYNWVPSSKNNPPGSCGNDRQGMWKIQPYGDYVCITNVNFDEYLYAASGSSALSYENQRRGVYNWVPSSKNNPPGSCGNDREGMWKIEDCSSVHKKRDIQELDGKAGSHSLEAIRARNKSNDSQILVLPERLGDYLLDSSNRTMFGEFVSQVANIKGNEEKPVQRRRRHHHGDHNSHHLSRKPLATDLSNQPEIATSSGAKPSSWINGLLGCLKSSVDGLVSSVTNKFAVKESEDSKSGDTDACSAGLEKMYNATIPQSRKSLGAPKGNITNRNWSSNREKVRSNVTVVPEINNAVVDSALILGDLAVRLVNGRRHKQPIYENLLSPREQSMRSIDEDMIIRAIQQGKEKFGVPGTNMDEVRIIGDKTEIGK; encoded by the coding sequence ATGCCAAACGAAGAAAGACCACAGGATTTTGAGTTAATAGAGTTATTGATTAAAGAAGCAAGGTCTGTTAAAGGCGATGGTCATGTCAATCCTTCAACTCAACCAAGCAGTGAATTTAAATCTTTCAAAGCAAGGTTTCAATCATATGTTGATCAGGTGCCTTCGTATTTACATTCAGTAGGTAAAGAAGGATTTTTTCCTCAATTCTTTTTGGGGAGCTTTTCTACTTTCATAGACACAGAAGTTGCAAAGGAATTAAGGATTAAAAAAATATATTTTCGCTTTGATGGTCCGAAAACTTTGAAGGTTGCTGTTGTAAGAGATGCGGGTAATGACAAGGAGTATAAAGATAAAGGTTATGGTGCTTATGAAGAGAATGTAAGTCTTTTTATGATTTCAGATTCTGATAGCATAAATAAAAAGTTTACCTATGGCGATCTAGAAAATATACTTAATCAATCGGGCTTAACGTCACAGGGTGAGCATATAAGGAATGTTAAAAATAAACTTCAAGTTCGATCAGTAAAGGTTGGTAAAAGTAATGAAGGAATGTTTATTGAGGTAGAAGATAATAAGTTATATGAAGATATTTCTACGTCACGTGAGTTTTTAGAAGTAAAGAAGGGATTATGGAATAATCCAGAAGGTGATATAGAAAAGCTGACTAACCCTAATGCAGAAGAAGTGAAAAAACCTGTTGAAAATATTCTTAAAAAAGTCGGTAAAATTCACTCTGAATATGAGAATTCACTTACCTATGCTCAAGGAACAAGAGAGGCAGCACATCATGGGTTTTTAGCAGGAGCTCTAGTGAATTTCCGCTATAGATATAACCTTAGAGTTTACTTAGAGCAATTTGCAGGAAGAGGTTATGCTGATATTGTTCTAGTGCCTCGTGGTAAGGATAGATCATTAAATGCTGTTCCAATTATTATTGAATTGAAAGCAGGAACAAGTAGTGGTACTACACCAAACAATGCTTTGGAGCAAGCAAAGGATTATGCAAAAGGGTTTCAGCCAAATACGATGCGTGTTTTAACCATTTCAGATAATCTGCTTTGTGTAGGGTTAAACTTGGATTCAACTGAAAGTGAAAAGTTTTTAATGCATATATCACCTCGCGAAGACAGAAAAATTGCTCCACCTACAATGCAAGCACTCTTGAAGGAAGCTTCAGACTGGAATGGAAGACAAGATACGATTCCTGATGTTAAAGATAAAATAAAGCAGCCACTAGAACGTATTTATCACACATTTCCTGGTACGCCGGAGAAAGGAGGTAATTACTTTAGTAGATTTCTATTAGGGCAACTTCTTCTTGCTAATGAGTTCGAGAGAATTCATTTAGAGAAATACGTATTTTTATATAATGAGTACCCACTTGCCGCTTCTACAAGATCGGGTCCACAATCAACTGAAAGGCCTGTGACAACATTTATGCTGACTAAAGGAAATCAAGGACAGGATAAAGAGGTGTTTATTTTTCACATTAAAGAGGGAGGAAAAGGAGAGTTTAGTGAGAAGAAAATACCAATTAATCTACCAAAAGTTGGTAAAATAACAGAGGTATGTATAAGTTTACAAGAGGAAAGAAAATCAGATTTTTTTGATGTAGAGAAGGTTAATAGATATAATTCCTTAAATGAGTATAAAGGGGGAAAGGAATCTTTTAATGGAGAATGGAAAAACATTCCTTATCCTGCCGAGTTCAAGGAAACATTTGATAAGGTATTAGAGTCTCAGCTTGTTTCTTCACAAGATCGATCTCAATCAATAGGCAAATATGAAGAGTTATTTAAAAAAATAGGTGAGGCAATGCTGCCTTTTAAAAACTTAGTAGAAAAGGAAGCACATACTCAAGCTGTATTTCATGGAGCATTCAGCCACTATAGTGATATAAAGTTAGGAGAGTTACAAGAAAATAGAGCATTAGTATTAACAGAATTTCAAACTGGAAGGGGAAAACGTATTGATATGCTAATTCATGGTATTAAGTTTGTAGGTCATGATAGCAATGCTAAAGAATACGATCCAGTAGGGTTAGAACTTAAAGGACCAAGGAAAGACACAACAGCTGATGCGTTAAGGGATGAAGCAAATAAACAAATAACCGATGAATACAAGAGAGGTGTAACTTATAAGACGCTGACAGATGGAAAGAAAGTGGCTTTTATGGGTGTTGTGTTTGATAAAGGTGCAAATAGTGCAGATTCTCTTATCTTAATGAGCAAAGATGAGTTTGCTTCTGTTGAGGTAGTTCACAGTTCTGTCTTTAGTATTGGTCAGCAGCAATGTTCTAAAGGAAGAAGAACACGTAGTATAGGTATATCCTGCATAGACTCACTTGATAAAGAAAAGATTACAGAGGAGGAAAAAGAACAGCGTATCAAAGAGTTGTTCAGTACTGACAAGGTGGTGGAAAAAGTAAAGAATATTGAGTTTTATGATCAGCTTTTCAAGGTTTCTCAGAAGATATCTAAAGGTGAAATTATAGACAAAAATGTTGAAGAAGCATTTGTAGTAAAGATTAAAGACATAGATCTGGATTCAATAGACTCAGAGATTAGGGATATTGTGAAAGAAATGAGGGAAAATATAGAGAACAAAGAAGAAGTGAAAAATATTCTGAGAAGATCAGGAGTAGCAGAAAAAATAGGAAAAGTAGCAGAAGGTGCAGGTCTTGCCTTTACAGCATTCTTAGTTGGTAAGCATATAGCAAATGGGGACATAGAGGGGTTAGGCTACGATGCATTAAATCTCTGGGTGATGCCAAAGATTGGTGAAAAAATCTCTGGAAAAATGTTAGAATTAGGAACAAAGCTTGATTCTCAGATGCTAAAGGGATTTGCTCCAGTTATGGGACGTGCTATAGGTAATTTTGCGGCATTTTTAGGGCTAGCAGAGTCGATAAAGGCTCGTCAGAGTGCAACAGATCCTGTAGATATAAAGATTGCTGACCTAAACATCGCAACTAATTCCATCTTTATAGCTGCAGATGTACCTGCGGTTGTTACTGAAACAATGTCAGTAGCAGGTTTAGAAGCTGGAGTAGTAGGAGAATTTGCTGGTCCGGTTGGCGCTGCTGTTTCAGTTGCTGTTATTATCATATCACAATTTGTAGAAGCAGAGCTTGAGGTAGAAAAATTAGAAGAGCACATAAATCTTACAGACCAGGAAAAGCATGATTTTTATTGGGATTTTTTTCTTGGCAAAAAGGTACCAGATTATATAGAAAATGATATGGAAGCAGAAAGTATATATAAACAATATGTATTAAAGCTTATAAGCCAATATAAAGATAATTATGATAAAATAGTTATGTCATTGCCTTATATATTGGTTACAAAGGAAAAGCGTGGTGATGCGGAGATACAACTCTTTAGAGCTTACTGTCATACTAACACAAAAATAGTTGATACTAAGTTTGATTTTGGATTCAATACAAATGTTGCATATCCGTTTCATATCAGTGATATTAATTCCAGAGTGATTCCTACAAACATTGAAAGTTATAGTGTCGTTTGTGGACCACGTGATAGTGATGTTAAAGTACAAGTTGATAACCCTCCCTGTACTGACTGTGTTGTAAATGGAATTGGTTCAGGATGTGATAATTTATATGATCATAGCAATGTATTACTGAATAGAACATTTGAAAAGTGGTTTTTACAAGAGTACCCTAGCGACTGTTATAATTCGGTTATATATAGAAATACAAATTCCCGTGGGTATGGGAGCATGTATCATATACCATCTCAAAATGCTAATATTAATGTTGTTTTTCAAGAAAAGGATATTTTAAATGGTGATCGATATAGAAGAGATAAGGTAGAGAATAGGTACTATTTTGAAAAGTCGCTAGATAGCTGTAAGGTGCATAATCCTGGTAGCAATTTTTTTTATATAACAGGAAAGTTCTCTTGTGATTTAGGAGCAGATGGACAAAAGAACATAGTCATAACACAAGGTAATCTTACCACAGATTCAATAAACATACATTCTATTATTGGTAGCAATCAAGCTAATCACATAAAAGTTTCTTATGCAGATTATGTAGACGGTAAAGGTGGAAATGATGTAATAACGGTAAAGAATTTTACCACAATAAAGGGTTATTTTGGTGATTCTATTTATGGAAAAGGTTTAGTATTATTGCCGATAAACTTTAATGATGTAGGTAACATAACCCACGTTAATAACATAACAAACATCTATAATAAAAGTGGAGCCTTTATAAGTGTAGATAAACAAACGTCGGTAAAAACAGCAGATGGTTTATTTGTAACACCAACGAAAATAGATGATAAGACTAGCATAGTAACAAACTTGCATGTGACAAAAAGCTTGAGAGGTGATATTGTGTTAGATGATGAATTAGATAATTTAAGAAAAATAGAAAATTCAAACTTTAATATTACAAAGCAATTATCAAGTGCTAATTATCATAGTACTATAGGTAGTTCCAGTAATCATATTTTTTATCCTGATAAAGAACATCATAATTTTTACTGGGAAGCTCCAAGTAATATAAGTCATCTTTATCTTTTCGATAACAGGAACGCTAATATTACGATTGCTCAAGCAAATGGTATATTAGATTTTAGCCAATTAAATAGTACATTAAATGATATGCCATTTATAGAAAACGATAAAGGGGAAATAAAGATTAATAAAAATGGCCTAAATGTAACCTTGCTACCAGATTATAAAGATGTCACAGTTACATTTGATGGGGAAAAATATTACAAACTTCAGAATGGAGAATTAGAGCGAGATTATTGCTCTCATAGTTTGAGAATAGATGGAAGATTTAGTGTTAATGGTACTGATCTTTTAAATCATCATAATTGTTTCACATTTGACTCAGACAAAGTACTTTTTTTGAAGCTAAATAATGATTTGCTATTGTTATCAGATAGAGGAGCATTATCAATATCGGATTACTATTCTTCTGTTCATAAAAACTGGGATTTATCCATAGAGTTGAGCGACAAAATTATGGAACCAGAAGAATTTGGAGAAAGAGCTGATGAATTTAGTTCTTTCAGGTATTACCAACCAGATGAGCAAGGGTTAGAGATTTATCATAATCAGCCTATTAATAAGAATGATATTGGTTTGGTTGATTTGAAAGGTAAGTCTATATTAGATTTCGATATGAAAGTTATGAATGATACCTTATTGCTATCACATAAAAATAACACTCTTGTAAAAGTAGAGAATTGGAATACTTACCAACCAGCAAGAGAAATGATGCTTGCTTTTAATGATGCAATAGTTTCTAACTCAAAGTGTATAGCTTCTATTTGTAACTCAGAAGATGTTATAGTGGAATTTAATAAGGAAAAAGCAATTCTATCGACAGAGCAACTGTTTGATGCTGTGAGACGAAATAATCTTAGTGAAGTTGAGAATCTTCTCAGTATGGGTGCAGATGTTAGTATTAGAGATAAACGTAGTTGGGCGCCTTTGCACTGTGCTGCTGACAATGATAATAAGCTTGATATATCTAGGGCAATTTTAAATCGAAATGCTAATATTGAGGCTAGAACTAACATTGGGGAAACACCTTTACATATAGCAAATGCTTATGGTCAATTGAAAATAATTGAGCTTCTTGTAGATAAAGGGGCTAGCCTTGAAGCTAAAACTAATGATGGTTTAACACCTTTGCATGTGGCTATTCAGCACAATAATACTACACCTAAAATAATTGAATTTCTTATAGATAAAGGTGTTAACATTGAAGCTAAAATCAAAGATGACCAGACACCTTTACATCATGCAGTTTTCAAAGACAGGCTTGATATAGTTAGAGTACTTTCAAGTAGAGGGGCTAATATTGAAGCTAAAAATAAAGATGGAAAAACACCTTTAGACTTGGCTATTCAAGGGAATTATACAGACATAGTAGGATTTTTAAAACACACAGAATTAGACAGAAAATTACTGGCTGCAGCACAAGATGGTGATTTTAATAAAGTAAAAGATCTTGTAAATCTGGGTGCTGATGTTAATATTAAAGATAAAGATGGTAAAACCCCTCTACATTATGCTTCACGTTCTATTCATCATTTAGGTATGGTGAAGTATCTTATAAGTAAAGGTGCTGATATTGATGTTAAAGATAACAGTGGTAGAACTCCTGAGGATGAGGAACGTTATACTAATTCTGGTACAATGAGGCAAGTTTTTATGCAAGCACACTTAGATAAAGAATTGTTACTTACTGTAAAAAATGAAAAGGATCTAAAGACAATTAATGATCTTATCGCTAAAGATATTGACGACAGAACGCATGGCGAGTTTTATTATACCTGGAGTGGTAACTTAGGCACAGTAGAGTTTTTTGTTAGTAAAGATGTGAGTGTTAATGCGACTGATAAATATGGCTGCACATTACTACACTGGGCTGCATTGAAAGGTCATTCAGATATTGCTAAGTTTTTAGTTGATAGGGGAGCTAATGTAAATGCTAAAGATATACTTGGCAGGACTCCTATGCACTTTGCTGTTATGAATAATCACGTAAATATTACAGAGTTTCTTCTGAAACAGGGAGTAAGAGTTGATGAAACTGATAAAAATGGTTCAACCTCTCTACACTATGCTGCTGAGTTTGGTCAATTAGATAGTGCTAGATTTCTTATTGGTAAGGGAGCCAATATTAATACTGCAGACAATTCTGGTAAAAAACCTATTCATATTGCTAGTGAGAACAATAATAAAAATATTATAGAGCTTTTCCTAAGCAAAGGAGTAAGTGTTGATAATGCTGATAAAGATGGTTGGACATCACTACACTATGCTGCACGGAGAGGATGTTTAGGAGCTACTGAGTTTCTCATTGAGAAAGGAGCTGATATTAAAGCGAAAGACAAAAATGGTCAAGTACCTATGTGCGTAGCTGCTCAATATAATAAGCCGGATATAATTGACTTTCTACTAGATAGAGGTGCTAATATTGAAGCAAGTAACTTTAATGATGGTTCAATACTGAAGTTAGCCTATTGTATAAAGGAAGTTATGGAGAAGATAAATAATAAAGAACAAATATCTCACTTTGAAGAATTAAAAAGCAAGTTACCAGAATCAATAAAAAATGCAGTGTTTTCGTCAAAAGTATGTATTATAAATGTTAATTTTGATGAATACTTATACGCCGCTAGTGGTAGTTCTGCTTTAAGTTATGAAAACCAGAGGAGAGGAGTATATAACTGGGTTCCATCAAGTAAAAATAATCCTCCGGGCTCATGCGGTAATGATAGGCAAGGTATGTGGAAGATTCAACCATATGGAGATTATGTTTGTATCACGAATGTTAATTTTGATGAATACTTATACGCTGCTAGTGGTAATTCTGCTTTAAGTTATGAAAACCAGAGGAGAGCAATATATAACTGGGTTCCATCAAGTAAAAATAATCCTCCAGGTTCATGTGGTAATGATAGACAGGGTATGTGGAAGATTCAACCATATGGAGATTATGTTTGTATCACGAATGTTAATTTTGATGAATACTTATACGCCGCTAGTGGTAGTTCTGCTTTAAGTTATGAAAACCAGAGGAGAGGAGTATATAACTGGGTTCCATCAAGCAAAAATAATCCTCCAGGCTCATGCGGTAATGATAGGGAAGGTATGTGGAAGATTGAGGATTGCAGTTCTGTTCACAAGAAACGTGATATACAAGAATTAGATGGTAAAGCAGGTTCTCATTCCCTCGAAGCTATAAGGGCTAGGAACAAGTCAAATGATTCTCAGATCCTAGTGTTACCAGAAAGGTTAGGTGATTACTTGCTAGATAGCTCTAATCGAACTATGTTTGGGGAGTTTGTGAGCCAAGTAGCGAATATTAAAGGTAATGAGGAAAAACCTGTACAACGCAGACGCCGTCATCACCATGGAGATCATAATTCTCATCACTTGTCACGCAAACCTCTTGCTACGGATTTAAGTAATCAACCAGAGATAGCAACAAGCAGTGGCGCAAAACCATCTTCGTGGATAAATGGTTTACTTGGTTGTTTAAAAAGCTCTGTGGATGGGTTAGTATCAAGTGTGACAAACAAATTTGCTGTCAAAGAATCGGAAGACTCTAAATCAGGAGATACCGATGCATGCTCTGCAGGGTTAGAAAAGATGTATAATGCTACCATACCACAGTCTAGAAAATCACTAGGTGCACCGAAAGGAAATATTACCAATAGGAATTGGTCTTCCAATCGGGAAAAAGTAAGATCAAATGTTACAGTTGTGCCAGAAATAAACAACGCTGTGGTAGATAGTGCACTAATATTAGGTGACTTAGCTGTTCGTCTTGTTAATGGGAGGAGACATAAACAACCGATTTATGAAAATCTTTTATCACCAAGAGAGCAATCGATGAGGTCTATAGATGAGGATATGATTATAAGAGCTATACAGCAAGGTAAGGAAAAGTTTGGAGTTCCTGGCACTAACATGGATGAAGTAAGAATTATAGGCGATAAGACTGAAATCGGAAAATAA
- a CDS encoding ankyrin repeat domain-containing protein, which yields MAYQDFDYYEALGVDSSASRLEIRKAYHKISKIYHPDKALSFDEQQQYKALREAKEKDTELSQLEKNLLNKLEKKIEPFSKAAIAYETLCDPDKRKKYNKYKGIKNSYQPEKSYQPKTNTKKDIESDLIEALHHKDLKKVKSLIKELNDLCRLEIISSMSFLFVENACSDDNWFTFFEEILSSKQINFRYNYYFYNTAFQHAFNANNRKVVELLLKNSVYNINKTYSFTQEETVPIYHALKHNNHDLVSLFFQYGATIHVSDEIEQKIIATSHLYNKQTMEILLQYTSPEQNTKIVRNLIKNESKMDACTEILALFVDKGIDLFDIRLSEAFSDQNLEKAQNLIKDIKNSSTCFTKNPENFGLLVEMACKNNDWFKFFKEVLSDKRIKIDLDVSIKRCRGTALQYACRLKKKDVAELLLDNGAGVNKVVSGRTAIFFATIKCTNSEEVELVRLLLNRGADPYLGQVNIRYLNHENEDLKELLNQDYKSRLSEAFKRGNLEIVKNLGRQIYLSNALLAQEHLYYFVKNSCDNDDWFNYFQDLINSKCVKINLDVDISSRALNYAVFHKNGRKVVELLIRRNTGNKIYNSDNISDFITARRSAKTTQSPPTEETGPNLIDNSSKSLVCEQNTKQVPINPTSTIKDSGLTGCNSIPYSSEEKALLNTSASNNKQDVQSEVLLSESKSEDDKSDITVILADTKKEKQAPTQPDEQANSIARESTQPKPVTNEQDISAKDNSKSKPKENNVTSQNKNIYIVATSALALSGIVSGIVIAVYSGMLAIGIAVGVCCLITAAVMYYCNSPSNLLKDSNTEVAMNQGQEL from the coding sequence ATGGCATATCAAGATTTTGACTACTATGAAGCTCTAGGAGTTGATAGTAGCGCTAGTAGACTTGAAATAAGGAAGGCATATCATAAGATATCAAAGATATACCATCCTGATAAGGCTTTGAGTTTTGATGAACAACAACAATACAAAGCTTTAAGAGAAGCTAAGGAAAAAGATACAGAACTTTCACAGTTAGAAAAAAATTTATTGAATAAGCTTGAGAAGAAAATTGAACCGTTCTCTAAGGCTGCTATTGCATACGAAACGTTATGTGATCCTGATAAAAGGAAAAAATATAATAAATACAAAGGGATAAAAAACAGTTATCAACCGGAAAAGAGTTATCAACCGAAAACGAACACAAAGAAAGATATTGAATCTGATTTAATTGAGGCTCTTCACCATAAAGATTTAAAAAAAGTAAAGTCTTTAATAAAAGAATTAAATGATCTGTGTAGGTTAGAAATAATTTCATCAATGTCATTTTTGTTTGTTGAAAATGCTTGTAGTGATGATAATTGGTTCACATTCTTTGAAGAAATTCTATCGTCTAAACAGATTAATTTTAGATACAACTATTATTTTTATAATACCGCTTTCCAACATGCATTTAATGCAAACAACAGAAAAGTTGTGGAGTTGCTATTAAAAAATAGTGTTTATAATATTAATAAAACTTACTCTTTTACTCAAGAAGAAACAGTACCAATTTATCACGCATTAAAACACAATAATCACGACCTAGTAAGCTTGTTTTTTCAATATGGAGCAACCATTCATGTGAGTGATGAAATTGAACAAAAAATTATTGCTACTAGTCATCTTTATAATAAGCAGACAATGGAAATTCTGTTGCAATACACTTCTCCTGAACAAAATACTAAAATAGTAAGGAATCTCATTAAGAATGAATCTAAAATGGATGCGTGTACTGAAATTTTAGCACTATTTGTAGATAAGGGAATTGATCTCTTCGATATAAGATTATCCGAAGCCTTTAGTGATCAGAATCTTGAAAAAGCACAAAACTTAATTAAAGATATTAAGAACTCCAGTACGTGTTTCACTAAGAATCCTGAAAACTTCGGTTTACTTGTTGAAATGGCTTGTAAGAATAATGACTGGTTCAAGTTTTTTAAAGAGGTTTTATCTGATAAAAGGATCAAAATTGACCTTGATGTCAGTATTAAAAGATGTCGAGGTACAGCTTTACAATATGCGTGCAGATTGAAGAAAAAAGATGTTGCAGAGTTACTCTTAGATAATGGGGCTGGTGTTAATAAGGTTGTTAGTGGCAGAACAGCAATCTTTTTTGCTACAATAAAATGCACAAATTCAGAAGAGGTTGAACTTGTAAGATTACTTTTAAACAGGGGAGCTGATCCTTATCTTGGACAAGTCAATATACGTTATCTAAATCATGAAAATGAGGATTTGAAAGAATTGCTCAATCAGGATTACAAATCGAGGTTGTCTGAAGCTTTTAAAAGAGGAAATCTTGAAATAGTAAAGAATCTGGGAAGGCAAATATATCTTTCTAATGCCCTACTTGCTCAAGAGCATTTATATTACTTTGTTAAAAATTCTTGTGATAATGATGATTGGTTCAATTATTTTCAAGACCTGATAAATAGTAAATGTGTCAAGATTAACCTCGATGTTGATATTTCTAGTAGAGCTTTAAATTATGCAGTATTCCACAAAAATGGCAGAAAAGTTGTAGAATTACTAATCAGGCGAAATACTGGTAATAAGATCTATAATAGTGATAATATATCAGATTTTATCACAGCTAGAAGAAGTGCTAAGACTACACAGTCACCTCCAACTGAAGAAACTGGACCTAATCTTATTGATAATAGTAGCAAATCTCTTGTGTGTGAACAAAATACAAAGCAAGTTCCAATCAATCCTACATCAACTATAAAAGACAGTGGATTGACTGGTTGTAACTCTATTCCTTATTCTTCTGAAGAGAAAGCTTTATTAAATACGTCAGCAAGCAATAATAAACAAGATGTACAATCAGAAGTTTTGCTAAGTGAATCTAAAAGTGAAGACGATAAGAGTGATATTACTGTGATATTAGCTGACACTAAAAAGGAAAAACAAGCTCCTACTCAACCTGATGAGCAAGCAAATTCTATAGCTAGGGAAAGTACACAGCCAAAACCAGTAACTAATGAGCAAGACATTAGTGCTAAGGACAATAGCAAAAGTAAACCAAAAGAAAATAATGTGACTTCTCAAAATAAAAATATATATATTGTAGCTACTTCTGCACTTGCACTATCTGGAATTGTTTCAGGAATAGTTATTGCAGTTTACTCAGGAATGTTAGCGATAGGAATAGCAGTTGGAGTTTGTTGTCTAATTACTGCTGCAGTCATGTACTATTGTAATAGTCCTTCAAATTTACTTAAAGATAGCAATACTGAAGTTGCAATGAATCAAGGGCAGGAACTGTAA